A window of the Linepithema humile isolate Giens D197 chromosome 4, Lhum_UNIL_v1.0, whole genome shotgun sequence genome harbors these coding sequences:
- the LOC105672164 gene encoding uncharacterized protein has translation MWLPLVLLALMASGSACPDLCECHQNDIAKEDAPALLDVTCRGRVPGLTEMPAEVRSLLVDSVEAADIAVFFDDLETADLVNDFGMIGASADNPKTNDTSATNDTSEMNDTSSDELRNTTETLPYLVEFAVTNCSLVSLNASWRGLERLRSLNLSCNNLPRIKNVLPISTMNLSELTCLDLSDNSLSDISVGSFRTLVGLVRLSLRKNAIATVHENAFRGLDRLEFLDLSDNRLADLPDSALTPLYSLQKLDLSGNQLQVLGARWFESLDRLRELDVSRNGLARAASGTLQPLSGLSVLRLAENPLKERDVSLLLGTGRRLETVDASRTGLARVPAALTRSVRALRLAGNRLTTIRSGDLDSYPLLRMLDIADNRLMDIENDALGRLEVLEELDLSGNILSKVPGSLPSSLTVLKLQRNAIIALQLDDLNGLYNLRSLILNDNDIGEIEVGALGQLPLLAELDLSDNPIKALSTNTLSGPGNLAKLRMSGLTSLERHQEEQSDMAFPVPTPERLITLDVSRSPVLAGQLLADDAALSACKSLIELNLSATNISTVRSDLAYKLPQLRVLRLSENHWNCTEELYWLGEWIRQHRESNQQHSPAQCSGPRKMAGLFLHELPPPPNFVSTTAGAVISTTTTTTTTATASTSVTLSVVVTLEHTSHTDQPNVTVSSNIGAANSDRNVTDLSTLSHANAKTESKIRTAADADVSPPTQDVSTTETSSKKAPQVYEAPTSFRNVTSSMTRTSREPSRKSDKTNRISMDQNLIKHAVIPASRAPSADPKLSITEMEDAVSRSQTFDNRGDSGVEKKSRMSKPAASSSIGESASSEASTNMEKKSAEKYASRINATRENAVLDDRDAKTIAEELNSRATDSGARVSEALSAGAHPGMLVLVGAALGAVAALTVVLSRRATVHRTDRYHRHENIEVHTLTPTTELW, from the coding sequence ATGTGGCTTCCGTTGGTGCTGCTCGCCTTGATGGCGAGCGGTTCCGCCTGTCCGGATCTCTGCGAGTGCCATCAAAATGACATCGCGAAGGAAGATGCGCCGGCTTTGTTAGACGTGACGTGTCGCGGACGCGTACCCGGCCTAACGGAAATGCCCGCGGAAGTGAGAAGTTTGTTGGTGGATAGCGTCGAGGCGGCCGACATCGCCGTCTTCTTCGACGATCTCGAGACTGCCGACTTGGTGAACGATTTCGGAATGATCGGCGCTTCGGCGGATAATCCGAAGACGAACGATACGTCGGCGACGAATGACACGTCGGAGATGAACGATACATCGTCGGACGAGCTGAGAAACACAACGGAGACTCTACCGTACTTAGTCGAGTTCGCAGTGACAAATTGCTCGTTGGTGTCCTTGAACGCGTCGTGGCGCGGTCTCGAGCGTTTGAGATCGTTAAATCTGTCGTGTAACAACTTGCcgcgaataaaaaatgtgttacCGATAAGCACGATGAATCTCAGCGAGCTAACATGCCTCGATCTGTCGGATAACTCGCTGTCGGACATAAGTGTCGGGTCTTTCAGGACGCTTGTCGGCCTCGTGCGATTGAGTTTACGCAAAAACGCGATCGCCACGGTGCACGAGAACGCGTTTCGCGGTCTCGACCGGCTGGAATTTCTCGATCTGTCGGACAACAGGTTGGCGGACTTGCCGGATAGCGCGCTCACGCCGCTCTACTCCCTGCAGAAACTCGATCTCAGCGGCAACCAGCTGCAAGTTTTAGGCGCCAGGTGGTTCGAAAGTCTCGATAGATTGAGGGAACTCGATGTCTCGCGAAATGGATTGGCCAGAGCGGCCTCGGGCACGCTGCAACCGTTATCGGGACTGTCTGTCCTAAGACTCGCGGAAAATCCGCTGAAAGAGAGGGATGTATCGCTATTATTAGGTACCGGAAGAAGATTGGAGACAGTCGACGCATCGCGCACCGGATTGGCGAGAGTTCCGGCCGCTCTAACGAGATCGGTGAGGGCTCTGAGACTCGCCGGCAATCGACTGACTACTATTCGCAGCGGCGATTTGGACAGCTACCCTCTGCTACGTATGCTAGATATCGCCGACAATCGTCTGATGGATATCGAGAACGACGCTCTAGGACGATTGGAGGTTTTGGAGGAGCTTGATCTGTCTGGTAACATTTTGTCAAAGGTGCCGGGAAGTTTACCGAGCAGTCTGACGGTATTGAAACTGCAGCGAAACGCAATAATCGCGCTGCAGCTCGACGATCTCAATGGGCTGTACAATCTGCGATCGTTAATATTGAACGATAACGACATTGGCGAGATCGAAGTGGGCGCGCTCGGTCAACTGCCTCTGCTCGCTGAGCTGGATCTATCCGATAATCCTATCAAAGCGTTATCAACTAATACCCTAAGTGGACCGGGTAATCTGGCCAAGCTCCGGATGTCGGGGTTAACGTCGCTCGAACGACACCAGGAAGAACAAAGTGACATGGCGTTCCCAGTGCCAACCCCAGAGAGACTAATAACGCTGGATGTGTCCCGCAGTCCGGTACTCGCGGGACAATTACTAGCGGATGACGCGGCACTGTCCGCCTGCAAGAGCTTGATAGAGCTGAATCTCTCGGCGACCAACATCAGCACCGTCAGATCCGATCTGGCGTACAAGTTACCGCAGCTGCGCGTTCTTAGGCTCAGCGAGAACCATTGGAACTGCACGGAAGAGCTCTACTGGCTAGGCGAGTGGATCAGGCAGCACCGCGAGTCGAATCAGCAGCACAGCCCGGCCCAGTGTTCCGGTCCGCGAAAAATGGCGGGATTATTTTTACACGAGCTACCACCGCCGCCAAATTTCGTTTCCACGACAGCGGGCGCCGTCatctcgacgacgacgacgacgacgacgacggcaacGGCGAGCACATCGGTTACCCTATCTGTCGTCGTCACGCTCGAGCATACGTCGCATACTGATCAGCCAAACGTCACGGTGTCTTCCAATATCGGAGCTGCAAATTCCGATCGCAACGTCACGGATCTTTCCACGCTATCTCACGCAAACGCGAAAACCGAATCGAAAATCAGAACGGCGGCTGACGCGGATGTTTCTCCACCCACGCAAGACGTCTCCACAACAGAAACGTCGTCGAAAAAAGCGCCGCAAGTTTACGAGGCGCCGACGTCCTTCCGCAACGTAACGTCGTCGATGACGCGGACGAGCAGGGAACCGAGTCGAAAGAGCGATAAAACAAATCGTATCTCGATGGATCAGAATTTAATCAAGCACGCCGTCATCCCGGCCTCTCGAGCGCCGAGCGCCGACCCCAAGCTATCCATTACGGAGATGGAAGACGCGGTGTCGCGCTCGCAAACTTTCGATAACCGGGGCGACAGTGgggtggaaaaaaaaagtagaatgAGCAAACCTGCCGCGTCGAGTAGTATCGGCGAGAGCGCCTCGTCCGAAGCGTCGACGAACATGGAGAAAAAAAGCGCCGAGAAGTACGCGAGCAGAATAAACGCGACGCGGGAGAACGCGGTGCTAGACGATCGCGACGCGAAGACGATAGCGGAAGAACTGAATAGTCGAGCGACCGATTCCGGTGCTAGAGTATCCGAGGCTCTATCCGCCGGTGCTCATCCCGGGATGCTGGTGCTAGTCGGCGCGGCTCTAGGCGCCGTCGCGGCGCTGACTGTCGTCCTCTCGCGAAGAGCGACGGTGCACCGGACGGACAGGTATCATCGTCACGAGAATATCGAGGTGCACACTCTCACGCCTACTACGGAGCTTTGGTGA